A single genomic interval of Trichosurus vulpecula isolate mTriVul1 chromosome 6, mTriVul1.pri, whole genome shotgun sequence harbors:
- the ASCL3 gene encoding achaete-scute homolog 3, producing the protein MDNKNYCNLTDKLPPFSDSPHVQLTRSFYLDPVVTFHLYPEASAPSPYSEDLPVLPFTTDQLIVENLGDPCSFPFQMPYASYGRCEYSYGPAFIRKRNERERQRVKCVNEGYAQLRHHLPEEYLEKRLSKVETLRAAIRYINYLQSLLYRDEVEGKNKPGKGQAVVATTSHQMDPIFKIV; encoded by the coding sequence ATGGATAACAAAAACTACTGTAATCTGACAGACAAATTGCCCCCCTTTAGTGACTCTCCCCATGTGCAGCTGACTCGGTCCTTCTACCTGGACCCTGTTGTCACTTTCCACCTATACCCGGAAGCCTCTGCCCCATCTCCTTACTCTGAAGACCTGCCAGTGCTCCCTTTTACAACTGACCAGCTAATTGTGGAAAACTTGGGAGATCCTTGTTCCTTCCCTTTTCAAATGCCATATGCCTCTTATGGAAGATGTGAATACTCCTATGGTCCGGCGTttatcaggaaaagaaatgaaagggaaaggcagagagTCAAGTGTGTTAATGAAGGCTATGCCCAGCTTCGTCATCACTTGCCTGAGGAATACCTAGAGAAGCGACTTAGTAAAGTCGAAACCCTCCGAGCCGCCATCAGGTACATTAATTACCTGCAGTCTCTTCTTTACAGAGATGAAGTTGAAGGCAAGAATAAGCCAGGGAAAGGTCAGGCTGTTGTTGCAACTACCAGCCACCAGATGGaccccatttttaaaattgtgtaa